The Triplophysa rosa linkage group LG15, Trosa_1v2, whole genome shotgun sequence genomic sequence TCATATAAAATTATTAATCATATAATAAATCttaattttgcattttaaagtcgTCATATAGACAATTAACTTTAAGTACCTCcaaatgaaaaatgttagtCAAAAATGAATagatatttaagaaaataaacaaacataattataacttaaacattcattttactaTTAAACCTATTTTAGGCTAATTTTAAATTAGCctattgttttaataataagtATAATTTGGTAAAAGTTTAAGTTTTCCGTATTTCTTCGTGTGAAAGGATGACTAAAGACGCATTAGCTGTCACTGTCGCGGTCTTGTGGCTGCTCTGCAACCCAGCCAGAATCAGAGGAACCGGGGGATTTCAAGGCGCCATTCCTCACCCAAATAAATACACCCCAAACGAGTCGGAACAGTCGCCGCAGACACCGCAGGGCACTTTCAGGGGAATGGGACCGCCTTCGGTCGGGGACGAGGTGCTGGACTCTAGCCAGGAGGCTTTATACGTAACGGAGCGCCGTTATCTGAAACTCGACTGGTGCAAAACGCAGCCGCTGAAGCAGACGATCAAAGAGGACGGGTGCCAGCCGCGCACCATCATCAACCGCTTCTGTTACGGACAGTGCAACTCATTCTACATACCTCGACACATTTATCAAGAGGACAGCGCCTTCGAGTCGTGCTCGGTGTGCAAGCCGAAGACTTTCACGACCGTCACTTATACCCTCTTTTGTCCGGGCCAGACCTCCAACACCAAGAGGAAGCGAGTGCGACGGGTGAAACAGTGCCGCTGTACCGCTATCGAA encodes the following:
- the grem1a gene encoding gremlin-1a; the protein is MTKDALAVTVAVLWLLCNPARIRGTGGFQGAIPHPNKYTPNESEQSPQTPQGTFRGMGPPSVGDEVLDSSQEALYVTERRYLKLDWCKTQPLKQTIKEDGCQPRTIINRFCYGQCNSFYIPRHIYQEDSAFESCSVCKPKTFTTVTYTLFCPGQTSNTKRKRVRRVKQCRCTAIELD